Proteins encoded in a region of the Salminus brasiliensis chromosome 2, fSalBra1.hap2, whole genome shotgun sequence genome:
- the dennd6b gene encoding protein DENND6B, with protein sequence MDPFDALEPRKEKELESAATNAGETCAPWARFSDWLECVCVVTFDLELGQAIELVYPHDVKLTEKEKTSICYLSFPDSYSGCLGDTQFSFRLRQSVGRVSGSWFGEEDKYNRDAPLILQKELAHFYGYVYFRQVKDVSVKRGYFQKSLVLVSRLPYVQLFQSLLQIIAPEYFEKLEPCLEAVCNEIDQWPSPVPGQTLNLPVMGVVMQVRIPSKDDKPGGSPTRQGQKENLLPAPMVLPTIHELDLFKCFQSVLIHLQLLWELMLLGEPLVVMAPSPTISSETVLALVSSITPLKYCCDFRPYFTIHDSEFKEYTTRTQAPPNVILGVTNPFFIKTFQCWPHILRLGELKMSGDLPKQVKVKKLAKLKTLDTKPGIYTAYKTFLHKDKALIKRLLKGIQRKRPSEVQSAILRRHLLELTQSFIIPLERYLASLMPLQRSVTPWKTPPQIRPFSQDEFMATLDHTGPQLTSMLKGDWMGLYKRFFRSPNFDGWYRLRHKEMTQKVECLHLEAICDADLLSWTKDKSEVEIVDLVLKLREKLMRAHKHHLPVKEELLEKLENYIQTVISSLPEDLQAVLHKH encoded by the exons ATGGATCCGTTTGACGCCCTCGAACCTCGTAAGGAAAAGGAGCTGGAGTCGGCGGCGACAAACGCTGGAGAGACGTGTGCGCCGTGGGCACGCTTCTCCGACTGGCTCGAGTGTGTGTGCGTCGTCACCTTCGACCTGGAGCTCGGACAAGCCATAGAG CTGGTCTATCCTCATGATGTGAAGCTTACAGAGAAGGAG AAAACAAGCATATGCTACTTATCCTTCCCTGATTCATACTCAG GTTGCCTTGGAGACACACAGTTCAGTTTTAGGCTGCGCCAGTCTGTAGGACGTGTCAGCGGCTCATGGTTTGGAGAGGAGGACAAATACAACAGAGATGCCCCACTTATACTGCAG AAGGAACTGGCACACTTCTACGGCTATGTGTACTTCAGACAAGTAAAAGATGTCTCTGTCAAAAGAGGCTACTTTCAGAAG TCACTGGTCCTCGTTTCAAGACTACCGTATGTGCAGCTGTTCCAGTCTCTGCTGCAGATCATTGCCCCGGAGTACTTTGAGAAGCTAGAGCCATGTCTGGAGGCAG TGTGTAATGAGATTGACCAGTGGCCCTCACCTGTGCCAGGACAGACCCTCAACTTACCTGTGATGGGCGTTGTCATGCAG GTCAGAATTCCTTCAAAGGATGACAAACCAGGAGGAAGTCCTACCAGGCAGGGACAGAAGGAG AATCTTCTCCCTGCCCCCATGGTTCTCCCCACCATCCACGAACTGGATCTTTTTAA GTGCTTCCAGTCCGTCCTGattcatctgcagctgctcTGGGAGCTGATGTTGCTAGGAGAGCCACTGGTCGTCATGGCACCCTCTCCGACCATCTCCTCGGAGACGGTACTAGCCTTAGTCAG CTCCATCACACCCCTGAAATACTGCTGTGATTTTCGGCCTTACTTTACTATCCATGATAGTGAGTTTAAGGAGTACACTACCAGGACTCAAGCACC GCCTAATGTAATCCTGGGTGTTACTAACCCCTTCTTCATCAAGACCTTTCAGTGCTGGCCGCATATACTGCGACTTGGGGAACTGAAGATGTCCG GAGATTTGCCAAAGCAGGTCAAGGTTAAGAAGTTGGCCAAGTTAAAAACACTGGACACAAAACCAG GGATATATACAGCTTATAAAACCTTTCTCCATAAAGACAAAGCCCTCATCAAGAGACTCTTAAAG GGAATACAGAGGAAAAGGCCTTCAGAAGTGCAGAGTGCTATCTTGCGGCGGCATCTGTTAGAACTGACACAGAGCTTCATTATTCCACTG GAGCGATATCTGGCTAGCCTGATGCCACTGCAGAGATCTGTGACACCTTGGAAG ACCCCTCCTCAGATCCGACCCTTCAGTCAGGATGAGTTTATGGCTACTTTGGATCACACTGGGCCACAACTCACCTCCATGCTCAAAGGGGATTGGATGGGCCTTTACAA gcGCTTCTTTCGGTCTCCTAACTTTGATGGCTGGTATCGTCTGAGACACAAAGAAATGACTCAAAAAGTTGAATGTCTACATTTAGAAGCTATCTGTGATGCT GATCTGCTCAGTTGGACCAAAGACAAGTCGGAGGTGGAGATTGTTGACCTCGTTTTAAAATTGCGGGAGAAACTG aTGAGGGCCCACAAGCATCATCTTCCGGTGAAGGAGGAGCTGCTGGAGAAACTGGAAAACTACATTCAGACTGTAATCAGCTCTCTGCCTGAGGATCTGCAGGCCGTACTGCACAAACACTGA